Within Bactrocera oleae isolate idBacOlea1 chromosome 6, idBacOlea1, whole genome shotgun sequence, the genomic segment GATTATTATGCATTACAAATACTTTTTGTGCTtagatatacaaatgtatacatatacaaatgtatgtatatatatatatatttatattaatttaaatgtttatgaCTAATCAGTATGTTGTGTAAGTGTGTGATGCaaacttataaaatattcaCTTTTAATTAATCTTAATTTATTAACACTCAGAAGACGCAGTTTCTGTCGACAGTTTGTGCAAGTCAGCGTAGTTGGCTATGGCGCGATGTAGGAACTCGTATTGTgcctataaatttaaattagaaatgtataatataaaatttttattttatacttgaTATTATGAGGTTAGATGTagtcagaattaaaaaaaaaaaagttttttttggatCTTCTTAAGATATCTtagaaatattctctgaaactATGAGGTAAATGcgacaaatatttttcgagttcaTCGATAATTAGCAAAGGGTTCTCGGGTGCTCTCgcgtaaatttataaattcgtCATTCTCAAagctatgttttttgaactgatGACCACTGTAGATCGTAAACTGGTCGGTAGGTTTCAATGAAAAGTAtacaacagtttttttttgataatatgaAAAACTAGTGCCTAATCGAAGCACTTATTTCtaatttggattttttatatacaattaactTTTGAGTTTTTCGCGAAAACCTGGAAAAAATTTTTCCGAGGACGCTATTATGTTAATTAAAAGAGGCTTTGATCAGGCACTAAATTATCTAATAATAcaacacatttttattgttcgattgattttagattaaTCTCCAAGGATTGGTGATGGTCACCGCATGGAGCTTCGGTTTGAACTGGATCAATACAAACAGACATTGCTTTCAAAGTTATGATATTATTTCCAGAGTCAAGTCGAAACCTAATTTATTGATGCTATGTTTTTACGTttacaaaagaaaattatttactggcaaaaaaaaacaattgttaaAAATTGACTTTTTTTCATGTCGTTGACTACACCTAACCCcttcttttataaaatttgtagacACTTACAAATGAATTTAATAGCCTTGGCCGCTGAGATCTTATTTTCCTGGCGGTTGAACAAATATCAATGCCCTTTTCGGTTCTCAACTGCTGCACCAATATGCACATAGTCACAAAGATTGAGCTCCTATCGGTGCCCAGACTGTAAATagtgtataaaaacaaaaattaatagaataaaaagttaatatttacAATGGGTTTACAATTTACCTGCAATGTACAGTCAATGGCGATTTACAATCCATACTTTTATCCCTGTTGTGATGATTTAACGCCTGATCGACGAGTTCGATAATACCGCGACATACTTCTGGTACCTCGCCATCGACAGTCGGCCAACCATTGTACTGGAATTGTGTGACTTTTATTGTGTCATCAATCTTACAATTCGTTACGTTAAATTCTCGACGCGTGTAATATGGACAGCTTtcgctttgcatatattttacaaGTATATGATCGTATTGGATTTCATCATCTGCCCAGTAACGTGGACATTTCCTTGGACCATCACCAatctaaaatcaaataaattaaaatgttaaatgcttttaaatatacaaatttgtttgtatatgtacCTCGGAAATCATGACGAGTGTGGTTATACTTTGTTCTGAAATCATGCGCCAAAAATCACCAATTGTGTTTTCCAAAGGATCTTGCGTGATTATAAATGCTTCTGAATTATCATAACCCTCAATGAATGAGGCATTTATGTAGGTGGAATTTTCTTTCATCGGAATTGGTGTTAGTATAACCTGCAAAAATACGTTACACAGAAGaaaaaacgaattaaagtacaatATATCGGCAATTCAAACATATCGGTTCGGACATTGGAAACGAGATGTTCGACTCAGAGGAAGAAATTAATGAAGCCCTTGGGGGCAGGGaagttttgcttttgttggggattcctatacaaaaaaaaatgcttacgGAAaagaaacattaacttcggttgcaccgaagctagaataccctacacaaataaaaaagtttctatacaacaacttaattttgaacattcagtttgtttggcagcttcctgctatagttgtccgatctgaaaagTTTATTCGGAAATTATAGCGACTGTCTTCTATAGTATCtatgatttatattatttatttatatttatttttatattttatattttatagtctccgacatttctttctgggtgtcACAGGCCTCGTAGCaaataatataccctgttcagagcataaaatatatatataatactcacTCTATTACGATCGTAAGGGATGACCGCTTCGCTACGATTCTTCGGCATATTCTCCTTATTGCTTCCTACTTCCGAAGATTTTGCAGTTTCATCAGTTATGGCAAGAAGTTTCTGCGAAATAAAACATcagttttaatataattgcCAAATCATTTCATAGTTATGCCGGTATTTACCTCGAATTCAATTTCTAATCTGCTTTTATCTTTTCCATCGTTTAACTTTTGTTTTagactatcaattttactggatAGCGAAACAGCCGAAAGCTCCGTATTGCCAAATTGCGCAATATCAAGCAGCGAACgatatagaaatatgtattgtttctaagaaaagaaaaatttaagaaaaataaataaaaattcataaatttaatataattatttcaataGTCAGCGACATACCAGTGATTGCACGAGGAAGTTTCTTTGATGTCGCAAATCGCAAACTGTATTAAATATCGATACTTGATCTTCTTCTTCCAGCTGTTGTATAAGAGAATCTAATGCCACAAGTGTGCCGGTACGACCGACCCCTGCGCTGCAATGCACCAAAATAGGACCACGTTGTACGGAGTAAACAGCGTTGATTTGGCGCACAAATTTGATTATACCATGTGGATGTTCCGGTGCCATGAAATCTTTCCAAACCAAATAGTGATACTGTGTGATTTGGCGACGTTCCTCATCTTCATCATTACCGGCAGCATTACGTCTGCTAACATCTAAATTTCGCACTAAGTAATCACCCATTTTTCGTTCAGCCACAAATTTCACCGTGATTTCGCCAAATTGCTTTGCATCCGATATCTTTTCAGGCCAATATTTTGCACATTTCGACTTATTGTATTCTTCCAAATTGGTCAACATGACTATAATCTCCAAATGTTGCTCCCAAATCATACGCCAAAAATCATTTACCGTACTTTCCATTGGCCCCTGCGCACAAATGAACTTCTTACGTTCTCTATAGCCAATAACAAAGTTGGCATTTATATAATCCGAACCCTGTATGCCATTTATTTGTGACAATTTAACGCGTGTCTGGTCGTAGGCCTTAATATCTGGATAACGATTTTTCGATGCGTTTTCTTTCATATCGGAATTTTTAGTTGTACGATCACTAAACCGATTCGGTAACATTTCGTATTCACGCAAAAACCCATAATCGGTGTCTTTGTGACGATTTCGATATGCTGTGCATAAATCTGCTTTGTGTATTGGACCAATATCTGATGCTTTACCATTGCCCGAACCAATAAAGTGTCGATGATTCGGAGTGCGTCCACGAAATAGCGCGCgactgtaaaaaataaaataaaaatataacacaatttatATTGCTTGTTTATACCGGCTTACCTTAATGAATCTCGTAAACTAATTTCCTCGCCAGGTactgtattttttgtattgtgaTGCAAATAGCAAGTGGCGCCAATAAGCAACAAGACTATGCCAATGAGTAGGGCAAGcgcttgtatgaaaatatttagcacCACAGAAAGGTCTTGATCCGATTGAAAGTTTTCGGGCACAGTACCAGGTGTCATTATTTCGAAGTAATTGCTGTATTCAGTAAGTACAACATCACCATCGCGTACTATAGAGCCAGCAGAGAAAagcacataatattttttaattcttcagacttattacgaaattatcatcaattgcaattaaaatttgtacAAGTTCAAAGCCAAAAGTAGCAAGTAACTTGTCTGACTTTCAATTACTTACCTATAACTTCTAGAAAGCCTGTGTAATTGCTATTCATGTCGATCTCACCATCGACTATATCATATGACGACAACTGGTAGCTCGGCACAGCATTTGCACTCGATTCATTTTCACCAAGCATTAAATTATCAAAGCTAATTTCACTGTTGACACCAGCAACAACTTTCGGATGACGCCTACGCCTACGTCGTCgttttttatctaaaatttttgaagcgGCTTCGGTGAGATTGCTGGCTTTTAATTGTTCGCGTTGTGACAATTCCGGTGGAGTTTTTATTATGACTGACGTAGTTTAAAGTTTAAAAGAAAGCaattatataacacaattttattacCAATTCAAATAGTAATTTACACTCACGATCCGTATGCTCTACAGGTGGCACTTCAGTTCTTGGTGCTGGTTCACGTGGTGGAATACGCAAAAATGGACGTCCTCTCAAACAATGGCGGCACGCTTTATCTGCTTCGGTGGCACTTATGCCCTGATGTTCAAAAAATCTTTTACCGTCACCCAAAAATATTTCGGATCGAAAATAGTCATCGGAAAACATTTCGGCCAAGTATGCACCACCTTCGGTATTATTTGGCGCATGCACCTCCTGATAGGTGGATATGTTGAGCTTCTCAGGCGTGGgcaattcatttttattattgcccATACGTACTAGATACAAGCGATAGCAACATATCGGTCCGTTACGTTCGCTGATACGCGgcacaaacaatttaaaaacacaCTTCTCGTCGTTCGTCTTCACCTTTGTCCACATAATGCGACTGATCGCATCTGGCACAGCGATAGGCATTGTACATTGAGCGCTGGCCGGCACGCCAATTTTGCGATGGCGTGTAATGGCAGACACTGTGACTGTGTAATTTGTATTTGGATTTACGCCATTGTATATTGTGCTGTGATGCGGATCATCCACTCGTCTTATCTTCGGACCCCATGTTTCGTTACGCAATTTTCCATCCAACTTATATGTAACTAAGCCATCCAATTGTATGTGGTATGAGACCACTTTGCCATTCGGCACTTTTGGCACATTCCAACGCACCGCGACCGAGTGACGTGTATTATTTCTGTGTACGCAAGTAATATAGAGGTCTGTGGGTTCACTGGCAACACCATCCATTGTCGTCCCATTTACCACTTCCGACCAGGGACCGCACTGTTTAGTGATGTTACTACAGGCGCGTACTTTAAATTCATATTCAGTCGCCGTTTTCAGATTATCAAACATATATGGCAGATTTCGAGAATTTTGTGTATAAACGGTATTTTCAACAATGCGTGGCGTTTCACCAGCTTCGGAAACAACCAACTcataatattgtatgtatggCAGCATTTCAGGTGGTGGTGGATCCCAACCGATGGTAATAGTCGACGGTGTACTACCGGTTGTGCCAACTTTTGGTATAAAAATGGGATCTCTTTCCAATGTGCGCACGGGTAATGGATATTGATATGGTGGACCGCTGCCAATGCTATTCTTGGCACTGATGCGTAGATTATAGCTcgtatttgcttgaaatttttccaaaacataTGAAGTATTCCGTCCACCAATTTGAtgattataatatttaagttcAGATGAACCTTCCTCTTTATATTGTATGAAGTAGTTTTGCACCGGATCATTACCATCATTTACAGTCCAATTTAAGTATATCTTATCTGCGCCCACAACCATCACATAGTCTATGCTCACTTGCGGTTTCTCCATAACCAACACTGCCATATCTTTTTTCGTAATAATTGCACCAAATATATCGTATACTGCACAGCTGTATGTGCCATTTTCCTTCTTGTAAACTTCAGTTAAACTAAGCGTGTGATTAATATGTGTGGCATTCACCAAACTGAGATTCGAGGCTTTGTCTAAAAAGTCAACAGCAGAATTTTCATCCTTCAGCCATTTCAATTGCTTGTAAAATGTATCGTTGTGTGGAAACACTTCTATCAGGCAATATAGTTCCACAGCATGACCGCTTTTCTGTTTCACCTTTTCTTCACTGCTTGCAACGATCAGAGGTGTTTGCAGCACTTGCACGGTAAAACTAAATACGCTCTCATTTCGTACTGGTTCGCAAGTATATATGCCCGCATCAGCAAATTGTGCATCAGTTACAAATAATGTACTTTCGTAATTCCTTTTCGTTTCTTCTTCGATTTCATTGATGCTTTCAATGGCAGACGGTTTGGTATATGACGTGGTTATTCTAGAAGAGAAATATACACAATGAATGAggttctataaaaaaatatatataagaactcaTAAAGCAAGCGAAAATATATGATCTTTGAATGAGCTGTAATAAGTAATGAACTAATGAACGTTCGGCCACTTcgcttaattattattaaaaagatgTATgctcttatgtatgtatatgaaagttaattaatatatatgtatattgagacTCAAAAGTTTCTTATTTTAAGCTGggtaattttttaaagatatataatCGATTATTTATAAGTTATAAATTGATTAAACTATAAAATGAAAGCTTTGTGAAATACTTTTAACATAGAGCTCGATGGAGTAACAGGCTTGATGGCGTAGATCTACCACTTTCGGGTGCAAACCGCGAAAACGTGAgacgaaaatacatatattatataatatatatatttattcaacaaaagtattaaaatcaCAAACTCGTTTTTGTTAGTTTTGGTACGGTATACAAATGAGGTTTGTGGtttaaatttccaaaacttttataaaaaaatatttgaacataaAAATCTTTTActacacatataaaaaaaagcataaatagtGTCGAATCAATCTCATTTtaccttttattattattcgtaATAACTTCTTCGTTGTGCTTCCATGTTACATTGTTTACAAACTGTTGAGTTATGTTGCAGATTATTGTAAAATTGTGGCCAACCTCAACGGCTATCAGTtctgaaaacaaatttataatgtaaataaacatttttaaatttaaaagagtACTCGtaaatcaatatattatttgtatgtatgcagaaatgaatagatatgtataaatatcCTACAAGTTTACCAATATTTTGGTAAATCGGTCGGGTGAGAATTGATGATCTAATCTAAGGATGTTCGTTCCGAAAGTGCAGTATTAGCagctaattttgttaaaatagctTATGTTGGGttaaaatatcgacacaatttgCAGCTATGTTAATTACAGGTGTTTGCATTTACAAGCTTTGTCATTTTATAACAAGTTTTACTTCATAGAAATTATTTGAGTCAATTTGGTCATTTTGAAGCGATGATTCGAGCCCACAATTTTCGGAACTATTGTATTTATAGGTGTTTTCATAAAGTAAATCATCATAGTTTCTTCAAACAAGCGTGACAACTATcacttttcattttaataagtTTTGTCTTTCAGAAGAAAGatttgtgtacatataaatgcgTTGTCggttatgtgtgtatgtagttaTTTTCCGGCTGTTCCCGTTTCTCACACCCCTCGAAATGACCAACTGATTGGGCGTCGTCAGTGTACACTCATACCAGTATTTGCTCTTACTTTCGTCTGTCTTATCTATGCTGTTGCTAAAGAAATTGGAACTTCTTTGCACAATATATGaatgttaaaaatgttatttttgttgaattactaatgtaaatattttgtttatactttACTCATatacacaacaaacaaaaatatagccGCAcatagcacacacatacacaaacttgTGTATACTACACCCCGTTACTGCGTTTCGGAGAATTTATGTGCacttcatttattttacatttataactTATGCTAAAGCTTCCATACCTTGAGATTGTACTCCTTTTAAGtgttcatttataaataaaaccatGCAAATGAGTACTTTTAAAGTCGAAAACAAAAAGACCCGCTTCCGGCATAAACTATATGGagaatttttcgattttatgtGATTCATTTTTCGTATCTATTTTCCGTGGGCAGTAGTTACACTTAATTGATAAAAActtaattctattttagtatgAAAAgcactatataaaaatattttaagcgcaACATCACAACTGTAAAATATTCGATATATGCCGGATccacaaacaaaattttacttcCTAATACACAAGGCAGGGTTTTATGCTCGTATTCACGAAAATATCAATTTGTTGCTTACAGAGCGTTCGGCATTAAGACCGGTTGGGGTATGAAACACAGAGAACCACATAACAACGAATTACCTAGTGGCGAAGTAAGAGATTCAATTATTCTAATATTTAGAGTAAATGTGGATTATAAAAGAATATAGGAAAGTTCAGTTTACTTCTTGTTTATTGGTTAAAAGAtgtgaattttattaaatttatagaataatttaaattagcAAGAACTTACGATTTTTTATACCACGTTTACACCAACGTTAGTGTTGCAACGCAGCTcgttttacttttactttactttacttttttaacATTCACTCTATTAAATTCAACTGCACGTCAAAATTTCGAAAGATTTGATGACAAAATCTTCTGTGATAAAATAAATAGAGTTGCTTGTAATGAGACAACGCGGACaatgtttaaaattacaacCCAACAAATCGCGACTATCCGAAACTCTACTGCTTTGAAAGAATTTAAGCATCGAAGCCATGGTATAAGGTTTACGATGATGGAAGCTCAAACATACACTTGCTACTACTCATAGCCCTATGGATAAGAAAGGAACCATCGATGCATACGTATACAAAGTTTcggttagtttttttttttaatttcggcaTCAAAAAACTAATaggtgttgttgtagcggcagagaCTCTGCCGAATTGATAGTCCTTGGccagataaaaatccgggtccgcaTTTATATATCTTCTCTCTTTCGCTACTTGtcaatatataacttttttaccTTGATGAGCTTTTAGAGCTAAAGACTTTGCATTCATCCTCAGGGAATTTCTTCAATTTACTCTTTATTATATTCGTTCTCTCTTTGCTCATCACTAGTTCCTTGCATTCCACATTATTATTCTGGGAACGATTGCTTAGGCTAATATTAtcattgtaataataaaaattagccATATAAACCCACAAAAGCACTCATTATATTACAATCCTAGGGTTGTAAGCCAAGCATCATCAAGTGGTTGCATATTATGATAGTCAGACCGATTGCTACATATGGAACTGTTGCATGGGCACCGAAAGCATCGTAAACTTTGATTGGACTTCAACTATCGAAGCTGCTAAGACTTGTCTGCGTCTGCACATCGGGATGATGTGTACATGCCTTACCGCAGCTCTCGAACTCATGCTGGAGCTCACATCGCACCATATAGTAATCAGTCACCAGCATACTAGAGCAAAGgggtatgaaaaaaaaaagttaatatcgTATCAAAAAATGAAGGCCTTAGGTGAAGAGACTGGAACTGAACACACTGGCCCTCCTTCCAAGGTACGGCATTACTAAAAGGGTAAACAACACAAAGAACTTTAATGTTACCCCCGGCGGTAAGGCCGACTGGAATAATTCTCCGCTTAACCTACTACTAAGTGATAGCATTCATCAGTAGTACACTGACGTATCGAAAACGTCGGAAGGCACTGATGTAGGCCGCGCACTAAACTTACACATGGGGTGTTTTCCGAGAATATTCCAAGCATATGTCTTTGCTATAACCCGATTTGTTGAAACAAATTTCCAACGTAACTGTCGCAATCAACATTTTGCTATACTTAGCAATAGACAAGTGGCAATAAAAGCGACGTCCTATGAGATCAAATCTCTATTAGTGccggagtgtatagaacggctaaATAGGCTATCGGCTTGGAACCGTGTGCACGTCATTTGGATGCCGGTGCAAAAAGGGTTAGCTGACAATATATTTACTGATGAACCGGAACCCTGTATTGCGGTGGATTCACATATTATAAAGGAGCTGCTCCGCAAGGACATCTCAGGAGCCGGAATCCTCTGAACATCTAATTCTAGAGAGCACAGCAATCTGTAGCCGCAGATTAAAGGCCTCTGGATCAATATTGTTGGTGGGTCTTTGTGGGCACAATAGATCCTGTTaaccaatgttgttgttgttgaaattcAAGATCCGTCACGTAGACTCGAATGCGAGCCGAACTTCGTCATTCTTTAGTCGAGCCTTTACCTTTAATACTTTTACACAGTGGATAAATTCCTTTAACAATATCCAATGGAAGCGGAGTTAATACCATGCCCGCTGGGAACGATCAAAAGAGAGCTTTAAATGCATTTTGTACAAATAGCTCAAAGCAGATGGAAATCAATAATAAGCTGTAAGATAACAAAGCAGACTTGGCACAAGTATGACAAGAGTACTTATTAAATAGGTCAAGAAATAGTATATGCAGACTTACAGCAACTATAACGAGGCACTGGCCGTTTGCATGTGCTAAAAATAGGCCTGCTGTAGCAATCACTATCTCTATCAATCTCTATCTCTATCAATATCCAGCTCTATCACAAGCAGgacacaaaatatttcaagcCCATCAGGTACCAAACCTTGAATAGTTGTCCACAAAAGTAATAACGGACATAAGTAGTTTCATTGACAGCACCAAATAGTTTGAGCGAAACGATGGAACAGAATAGCAAGACTATAATCATCTATGATAGTGCTGCAAAATGGCGCATTCAGCGCTAATTGAGCCCATTGTAGGCAGCactcctacctacctacctatcaATGGGGATTCAGGCTCATCATGTCCATCAGAGTGTTTGACTAATATCTGTATTGAGGCATATGAGAAAAGTATTTACTGTGATAGTAGATTTGAACTCAACACCTTGGTTATGAGGTCAATCCTAATGCGCGGTAAAACCTCCAACCCCTCGCGGCTACGACACATTACaattgtacatacatttgtacgtaCGCAGCTCTAAACACAACTTGATTAACAATTCTTGCGCTAATATAACGTTTAACGTTAATTTAATCCAATAATCTAATTCAGAAGTGTGCAGCTCTTCATTGTAAGCGCTATATTTTCGACAAGTGGAATGtcggttttacatttttttctttttttatacctACAAGGATGTGTTTTGAGTTTAAGGTGAGCAAAGGAGACAATACGAGTATAAGcctgatttaataaaaaaaaatgtcaacagCTCTGAGCAGGAAGTACACGCTTTGATTTTGGCTCGAGGTGGTTCCGAAGGTATAccaaataaaaatctaaaagaAGTGGGTAGAATCTCATTACTAGCACGTACAATAACTGTATTGAATAGCTCAGATTTATTTGAACATATTTGGGTATCGACGGATAGTGATTCAATAGCGGAGGAAGCTACTAAATGTGAGTCAAGAACGattaaaacgaaaataatttataataactcGCACATCACTTATTAAGTAGTTATatccttttttattaatttacttttatgtAATAGTTGGTGCACTGGTGCACAAGAGAGACCCAATCTATGCACTGGATAATACTTCATCCTTGGAATCCGTTAaggaatttttacaaaaacacgATAACGTCAACAGATTCGCATTATTCCAATGTACTtccatatttttgaaaaatcaatatataaacGATGCCTTAAACCGATTTATGACGAAGGATTGCGTGTTCGCCGTTACCAGGTActtttatgcacatacataaatttgcTTTCCGTACTAAGTTCATTGTATAATTCACATTATAGATCACATAAATTGCGTTGGCAAATCCGAGAAGACGAAGTTGTAGTGcctttaaattttaatccaGCTCACAGACCTAGACGTCAAGATTGGCCAGGTGAATTGATAGAAACAGGGATGTTTTACTTTTCCACAAGGCACTTGGTAGAGGAAGAACAGAGGTTTCAAAATGACAAGTGAGTAAAACAGTAATAAGAATAAAAGCTCCAGTTTtagacattttatttttatttttggatttatttACTGAAAGCAGCCTAATTAAAAATgcacataatattttttctgtatCAAGGTCTTTACTAATTTACTTTTGCACTTGTCCTCAATGCTCAAGAAGGATattcaattctttttatttttgtgtgtgcCTAATGCCGTTTTCTCCTTCATCTTGATTTCTCTGACATTTTATGATTGTTGTAACATCGAGTCGAAACAAAATGTGGGTTCAAGTCGTTCTCCACTAAACATTTTTAACGGTAAGGGGTTGTATCTCTTCCTCAGCCACCATCAATCGGCATTGAATACTTTTAAAGTAGTATTCATTCGTAGTGTCTTGTGAATGTCATTGCTCTACTGATTTTAGAACAtcttgaaaaatatgaaattaagctAAAAAAGGTTGAACTATTCGAGCAAAGTAACACGGCGGCTTAAATAAGTCGTAAGTTAGTGTAACATTTTAATCGTTCAAAgtcaaacatttttatgttcTAGAAGAGGGTGATAAAATGACATCCCTTCTTATGTGAAGAGGTATTACACGAGTCTTAAACGGCCATTAACATAAGCTGTGGATACTAGTTGGCATGAAAATCTGTCGTTGATTTCGGAGATATTTGAGAGCTCAATTTTGTTGGTAATTTGGACCACGGTTTCCCTAACTGCTACTAGCTCGGCTTTATATTAACCATCTGGTGAAagctttttaaacatttcacGGCATTAAACATCACCCAGACCTTATTATCAAGTTTGGAACGTGATCCTTTCCGCATAAACTTATTATTCGGCCAAATTTTGACTCAAGCGTagacattttttttaccaaagaaCAGCAACATTTTTCAAAGTAGCTAGCGAATAAGGTTAAATATTCCCTGAAGAAAACTCAGCTTAGAGTTAAGAAGTCACTCCGTCTGTATATAGGGGaactagtccatcagtttttaagctatcgatctaaaattttgcacttgtccttttctcattaagaagctgctcatttgtcggaacggtcgatatcggaccactataggatatagctgccatacaaactgaacaatcgaaatcaagtacttgtatgggaaactttttcatttgacgaagtatcttcacgaaatttggcatggattattatttaaggcaataatgcaacctccgaagaaattgtatagatcggatgagcatatagctgctatattaactga encodes:
- the Csas gene encoding N-acylneuraminate cytidylyltransferase A is translated as MSVLHFFLFLYLQGCVLSLSSEQEVHALILARGGSEGIPNKNLKEVGRISLLARTITVLNSSDLFEHIWVSTDSDSIAEEATKFGALVHKRDPIYALDNTSSLESVKEFLQKHDNVNRFALFQCTSIFLKNQYINDALNRFMTKDCVFAVTRSHKLRWQIREDEVVVPLNFNPAHRPRRQDWPGELIETGMFYFSTRHLVEEEQRFQNDKCGVVEIDAADAMEIDTYTDLLVAECLIQNKTSCKNSFTNTNLF